One genomic window of Oncorhynchus clarkii lewisi isolate Uvic-CL-2024 chromosome 5, UVic_Ocla_1.0, whole genome shotgun sequence includes the following:
- the LOC139408557 gene encoding neurolysin, mitochondrial isoform X1: MFLIRIVVWRTPCRVFGSKPSVRMTLQNGLVLPAAKNCSHAVAVASTADYNNRNTLRWDLTPDQIKNMTESLVQRIKQVYDDIGSLDVEQVSIKNTLKALANAKLEYAAQRHVLDFPQYVSACKEVRSASTEADKKLSDFDVETSMREDVFHRVIALQEKQLDNLTPEAKRFLDRLITLGKRNGLHLSKDIQEEVKRLSKLINELSIDFNQNLNEENTYLIFSENELSGLADSYLNGLEKTEDRRYKVSLAYPHYYPLMKRCHMAETRRKMETAFHSRCKEVNTVILEKLIELRSKVAQLLGFSTHANCVLEMNMAKNTNNVACFLDEFYAKLKPVGIKERKYILALKKRDCAMRGKAFDGQIHAWDLPYYMNQVEQVKFAVDKDKLIEYFSLEVVTEGLLSIYQELLGLNFKRVTSAHVWHDNVSLYSVLDTATGEEIGRFYLDLHPREGKYGHAACFGLQPGCLGPDGKRMLPVAAMVANFTKPTKGWPSLLQHHEVETFFHEFGHVMHELCSRTTFSEFSGTLVETDFVEVPSQMLENWVWEKEPLRRMSRHYKDGSPIPDNLLNKLIASRVANTGLMNLRQVVLSKVDQSLHTKSHADTAEVFAKHCQDILGIPATPGTNMTASFSHLAGGYDGQYYGYLWSEVYSMDLFFSRFKKEGIMNPKVGKEYRRVILEAGGSVDGRDMLKTFLGREPCQDAFFQCKGLAKAEGTLNGRH; the protein is encoded by the exons ATGTTTTTGATAAGAATTGTAGTGTGGCGAACTCCTTGCAG AGTGTTTGGTTCTAAACCCAGTGTGAGAATGACCCTGCAGAATGGGCTGGTGTTACCTGCTGCCAAAAACTGTTCCCATGCAGTCGCAGTAGCTAGCACAGCAGACTACAACAACAGGAACACCCTGAGATGGGACCTGACCCCAGACCAGATCAAGAACATGACAGAGAGCCTGGTCCAGAGGATCAAACAGGTCTACGATGACATCGGATCTCTGGATGTAGAACAAGTGTCCATTAAAAACACCTTAAAAGCCCTGGCCAATGCCAAATTAGAATATGCAG CACAGCGCCATGTTCTGGATTTTCCCCAATACGTGTCTGCTTGTAAGGAGGTGCGCTCAGCGAGCACAGAAGCAGACAAGAAGCTGTCTGACTTTGATGTGGAGACAAGTATGAGGGAAGATGTGTTTCACAGAGTGATTGCCTTGCAG GAGAAGCAGCTGGACAATCTAACGCCTGAGGCCAAGAGATTCTTAGACCGTCTTATCACATTAGGGAAGAGGAATGGATTGCACTTGTCAAAGGATATACAGGAG GAAGTCAAAAGATTGTCAAAACTCATCAATGAACTCTCAATCGACTTCAACCAAAATCTAAATGAGGAAAACACGTATCTAATATTCAGTGAAAATGAACTAA GTGGCCTAGCGGATAGCTATCTGAATGGTCTGGAGAAGACTGAGGACAGGCGGTACAAGGTATCCTTGGCATACCCTCACTACTACCCTCTGATGAAAAGGTGCCACATGGCTGAGACCAGGAGGAAGATGGAGACTGCTTTCCATAGCAGATGTAAGGAG GTAAACACAGTCATTCTGGAGAAGCTGATTGAGCTGAGGTCAAAGGTGGCACAGCTACTGGGTTTCAGTACCCACGCCAACTGTGTGCTTGAGATGAACATGGCCAAGAATACCAACAATGTGGCATGCTTTCTAG ATGAGTTCTATGCTAAACTGAAGCCGGTGGGAATCAAGGAAAGGAAGTATATCCTGGCCCTAAAGAAGAGGGACTGTGCCATGCGGGGAAAGGCCTTTGATGGACAGATCCACGCCTGGGACCTGCCCTACTACATGAACCAGGTGGAGCAGGTGAAGTTTGCTGTAGACAAGGACAAGCTGATCGAGTACTTCTCTCTGGAGGTGGTAACAGAGGGGTTGCTCAGTATCTACCAGGAACTGCTTGGCCTTAACTTTAAGCGGGTAACCAGCGCCCATGTGTGGCACGACAACGTCAGCCTCTACTCTGTACTGGACACGGCCACTGGGGAGGAGATCGGCCGGTTCTACTTGGACCTGCATCCCAG AGAAGGGAAGTACGGTCATGCTGCCTGCTTTGGGCTCCAGCCGGGCTGCCTGGGGCCTGATGGGAAACGTATGCTGCCGGTTGCGGCCATGGTGGCCAACTTCACCAAGCCTACGAAAGGTTGGCCCTCTCTGCTGCAGCACCACGAGGTGGAGACCTTCTTCCATGAGTTTGGCCACGTCATGCACGAGCTCTGCTCTAGG ACGACGTTCTCAGAGTTCAGTGGGACCCTGGTGGAGACAGACTTTGTGGAGGTGCCATCTCAGATGCTGGAGAACTGGGTATGGGAGAAGGAGCCCCTGAGGAGGATGTCTCGCCACTACAAAGACGGCAGCCCCATCCCCGACAACCTGCTCAACAAACTCATCGCCTCCAGAGTCGCCAACACAG GTCTGATGAACCTGCGTCAGGTAGTGCTCAGTAAAGTGGACCAGTCTCTGCACACCAAGTCCCATGCCGACACTGCCGAGGTGTTCGCCAAGCACTGCCAAGACATCCTGGGGATCCCCGCTACTCCAG GTACAAATATGACAGCTAGTTTTAGTCACTTGGCTGGGGGCTACGATGGCCAGTACTATGGCTACCTTTGGAGCGAGGTCTATTCCATGGACCTCTTCTTCAGTCGTTTCAAAAAGGAAGGAATCATGAACCCCAAG GTGgggaaggagtacaggagggtgaTTCTGGAGGCTGGTGGTTCTGTGGATGGAAGGGACATGCTGAAGACCTTCCTGGGTCGTGAACCTTGCCAGGATGCCTTCTTTCAATGCAAGGGATTGGCCAAAGCTGAGGGAACACTGAATGGTCGTCACTGA
- the LOC139408557 gene encoding neurolysin, mitochondrial isoform X2 — translation MTLQNGLVLPAAKNCSHAVAVASTADYNNRNTLRWDLTPDQIKNMTESLVQRIKQVYDDIGSLDVEQVSIKNTLKALANAKLEYAAQRHVLDFPQYVSACKEVRSASTEADKKLSDFDVETSMREDVFHRVIALQEKQLDNLTPEAKRFLDRLITLGKRNGLHLSKDIQEEVKRLSKLINELSIDFNQNLNEENTYLIFSENELSGLADSYLNGLEKTEDRRYKVSLAYPHYYPLMKRCHMAETRRKMETAFHSRCKEVNTVILEKLIELRSKVAQLLGFSTHANCVLEMNMAKNTNNVACFLDEFYAKLKPVGIKERKYILALKKRDCAMRGKAFDGQIHAWDLPYYMNQVEQVKFAVDKDKLIEYFSLEVVTEGLLSIYQELLGLNFKRVTSAHVWHDNVSLYSVLDTATGEEIGRFYLDLHPREGKYGHAACFGLQPGCLGPDGKRMLPVAAMVANFTKPTKGWPSLLQHHEVETFFHEFGHVMHELCSRTTFSEFSGTLVETDFVEVPSQMLENWVWEKEPLRRMSRHYKDGSPIPDNLLNKLIASRVANTGLMNLRQVVLSKVDQSLHTKSHADTAEVFAKHCQDILGIPATPGTNMTASFSHLAGGYDGQYYGYLWSEVYSMDLFFSRFKKEGIMNPKVGKEYRRVILEAGGSVDGRDMLKTFLGREPCQDAFFQCKGLAKAEGTLNGRH, via the exons ATGACCCTGCAGAATGGGCTGGTGTTACCTGCTGCCAAAAACTGTTCCCATGCAGTCGCAGTAGCTAGCACAGCAGACTACAACAACAGGAACACCCTGAGATGGGACCTGACCCCAGACCAGATCAAGAACATGACAGAGAGCCTGGTCCAGAGGATCAAACAGGTCTACGATGACATCGGATCTCTGGATGTAGAACAAGTGTCCATTAAAAACACCTTAAAAGCCCTGGCCAATGCCAAATTAGAATATGCAG CACAGCGCCATGTTCTGGATTTTCCCCAATACGTGTCTGCTTGTAAGGAGGTGCGCTCAGCGAGCACAGAAGCAGACAAGAAGCTGTCTGACTTTGATGTGGAGACAAGTATGAGGGAAGATGTGTTTCACAGAGTGATTGCCTTGCAG GAGAAGCAGCTGGACAATCTAACGCCTGAGGCCAAGAGATTCTTAGACCGTCTTATCACATTAGGGAAGAGGAATGGATTGCACTTGTCAAAGGATATACAGGAG GAAGTCAAAAGATTGTCAAAACTCATCAATGAACTCTCAATCGACTTCAACCAAAATCTAAATGAGGAAAACACGTATCTAATATTCAGTGAAAATGAACTAA GTGGCCTAGCGGATAGCTATCTGAATGGTCTGGAGAAGACTGAGGACAGGCGGTACAAGGTATCCTTGGCATACCCTCACTACTACCCTCTGATGAAAAGGTGCCACATGGCTGAGACCAGGAGGAAGATGGAGACTGCTTTCCATAGCAGATGTAAGGAG GTAAACACAGTCATTCTGGAGAAGCTGATTGAGCTGAGGTCAAAGGTGGCACAGCTACTGGGTTTCAGTACCCACGCCAACTGTGTGCTTGAGATGAACATGGCCAAGAATACCAACAATGTGGCATGCTTTCTAG ATGAGTTCTATGCTAAACTGAAGCCGGTGGGAATCAAGGAAAGGAAGTATATCCTGGCCCTAAAGAAGAGGGACTGTGCCATGCGGGGAAAGGCCTTTGATGGACAGATCCACGCCTGGGACCTGCCCTACTACATGAACCAGGTGGAGCAGGTGAAGTTTGCTGTAGACAAGGACAAGCTGATCGAGTACTTCTCTCTGGAGGTGGTAACAGAGGGGTTGCTCAGTATCTACCAGGAACTGCTTGGCCTTAACTTTAAGCGGGTAACCAGCGCCCATGTGTGGCACGACAACGTCAGCCTCTACTCTGTACTGGACACGGCCACTGGGGAGGAGATCGGCCGGTTCTACTTGGACCTGCATCCCAG AGAAGGGAAGTACGGTCATGCTGCCTGCTTTGGGCTCCAGCCGGGCTGCCTGGGGCCTGATGGGAAACGTATGCTGCCGGTTGCGGCCATGGTGGCCAACTTCACCAAGCCTACGAAAGGTTGGCCCTCTCTGCTGCAGCACCACGAGGTGGAGACCTTCTTCCATGAGTTTGGCCACGTCATGCACGAGCTCTGCTCTAGG ACGACGTTCTCAGAGTTCAGTGGGACCCTGGTGGAGACAGACTTTGTGGAGGTGCCATCTCAGATGCTGGAGAACTGGGTATGGGAGAAGGAGCCCCTGAGGAGGATGTCTCGCCACTACAAAGACGGCAGCCCCATCCCCGACAACCTGCTCAACAAACTCATCGCCTCCAGAGTCGCCAACACAG GTCTGATGAACCTGCGTCAGGTAGTGCTCAGTAAAGTGGACCAGTCTCTGCACACCAAGTCCCATGCCGACACTGCCGAGGTGTTCGCCAAGCACTGCCAAGACATCCTGGGGATCCCCGCTACTCCAG GTACAAATATGACAGCTAGTTTTAGTCACTTGGCTGGGGGCTACGATGGCCAGTACTATGGCTACCTTTGGAGCGAGGTCTATTCCATGGACCTCTTCTTCAGTCGTTTCAAAAAGGAAGGAATCATGAACCCCAAG GTGgggaaggagtacaggagggtgaTTCTGGAGGCTGGTGGTTCTGTGGATGGAAGGGACATGCTGAAGACCTTCCTGGGTCGTGAACCTTGCCAGGATGCCTTCTTTCAATGCAAGGGATTGGCCAAAGCTGAGGGAACACTGAATGGTCGTCACTGA
- the LOC139409906 gene encoding small glutamine-rich tetratricopeptide repeat-containing protein beta-like isoform X1, whose protein sequence is MAVEKRLAFSIVQFLRDQTHCGALNSDEQESLEVAIQCLETTFKINSSDCHLAAPQPLTEIFLNSLLKNDQNNLVLPETSPSPEDTERAEQLKNEGNNHMKEENYSCAVECYTKAIDLDLRNAVYFCNRAAAHSKLGNYTEATGDCERAIGIDPSYSKAYGRMGLALTAMNKYPEAISYFKKALVLDPGNDTYKSNLKIAEQKQKEASSPMTTGLGFDMASLINNPAFISMAASVMQNQQVQQLMSGMMSNAVGGPAAGVGGLSDISSLIEAGQQFAQQIQQQNPELIEQLRNHIRSRSFSGSAEEHS, encoded by the exons ATGGCAGTGGAGAAGCGCTTGGCATTCTCTATTGTGCAGTTCCTGCGAGATCAAACACACTGTGGTGCTTTGAATTCCGATGAGCAGGAAAGCCTTGAAG TCGCCATACAATGTTTGGAGACAACCTTCAAGATCAACTCCAGTGACTGTCATCTCGCAGCACCACAACCTCTCACTGAAATATTCCTCAACTCTCTCCTCAAG AATGACCAGAATAACTTGGTGCTACCAGAGACATCCCCATCACCAGAAGACACAGAAAGGGCAGAACAGTTGAAGAATGAAG GGAACAATCATATGAAAGAGGAGAACTACAGCTGTGCGGTGGAGTGTTACACAAAAGCCATCGATTTAGACCTCCGAAACGCTGTCTACTTCTGTAACAG GGCTGCAGCACACAGTAAACTGGGGAACTACACAGAGGCAACGGGAGACTGTGAAAGGGCCATAGGGATCGACCCTAGCTACAGTAAAGCCTATGGGAGAATGGG ATTGGCATTGACTGCTATGAATAAGTACCCAGAGGCCATCTCCTACTTTAAGAAAGCTCTGGTTTTAGATCCAGGGAATGACACCTACAAATCCAACCTGAAGATCGCTGAGCAGAAACAAAAAGAGGCATCCAGTCCT ATGACTACGGGACTGGGATTTGACATGGCCAGCCTTATCAACAACCCTGCCTTCATCAGCATG GCCGCCAGTGTGATGCAGAACCAACAAGTGCAACAGCT TATGTCAGGGATGATGTCCAATGCGGTCGGGGGTCCAGCAGCAGGAGTGGGAGGACTGTCTGACATCTCCAGCCTGATTGAAGC tggtcagcagttTGCCCAGCAGATCCAGCAGCAGAACCCAGAACTGATCGAACAGCTGAGGAACCACATCCGCAGCCGCTCCTTCAGTGGCAGCGCTGAGGAGCACTCGTGA
- the LOC139409906 gene encoding small glutamine-rich tetratricopeptide repeat-containing protein beta-like isoform X2: protein MAVEKRLAFSIVQFLRDQTHCGALNSDEQESLEVAIQCLETTFKINSSDCHLAAPQPLTEIFLNSLLKNDQNNLVLPETSPSPEDTERAEQLKNEGNNHMKEENYSCAVECYTKAIDLDLRNAVYFCNRLALTAMNKYPEAISYFKKALVLDPGNDTYKSNLKIAEQKQKEASSPMTTGLGFDMASLINNPAFISMAASVMQNQQVQQLMSGMMSNAVGGPAAGVGGLSDISSLIEAGQQFAQQIQQQNPELIEQLRNHIRSRSFSGSAEEHS, encoded by the exons ATGGCAGTGGAGAAGCGCTTGGCATTCTCTATTGTGCAGTTCCTGCGAGATCAAACACACTGTGGTGCTTTGAATTCCGATGAGCAGGAAAGCCTTGAAG TCGCCATACAATGTTTGGAGACAACCTTCAAGATCAACTCCAGTGACTGTCATCTCGCAGCACCACAACCTCTCACTGAAATATTCCTCAACTCTCTCCTCAAG AATGACCAGAATAACTTGGTGCTACCAGAGACATCCCCATCACCAGAAGACACAGAAAGGGCAGAACAGTTGAAGAATGAAG GGAACAATCATATGAAAGAGGAGAACTACAGCTGTGCGGTGGAGTGTTACACAAAAGCCATCGATTTAGACCTCCGAAACGCTGTCTACTTCTGTAACAG ATTGGCATTGACTGCTATGAATAAGTACCCAGAGGCCATCTCCTACTTTAAGAAAGCTCTGGTTTTAGATCCAGGGAATGACACCTACAAATCCAACCTGAAGATCGCTGAGCAGAAACAAAAAGAGGCATCCAGTCCT ATGACTACGGGACTGGGATTTGACATGGCCAGCCTTATCAACAACCCTGCCTTCATCAGCATG GCCGCCAGTGTGATGCAGAACCAACAAGTGCAACAGCT TATGTCAGGGATGATGTCCAATGCGGTCGGGGGTCCAGCAGCAGGAGTGGGAGGACTGTCTGACATCTCCAGCCTGATTGAAGC tggtcagcagttTGCCCAGCAGATCCAGCAGCAGAACCCAGAACTGATCGAACAGCTGAGGAACCACATCCGCAGCCGCTCCTTCAGTGGCAGCGCTGAGGAGCACTCGTGA